A stretch of DNA from Brevibacillus ruminantium:
GGTGGAGCCAGGTTTTGGGTGAAATCATAGGAGGCCTCCCCCTTTTCGGTAGGTTTTGGAAATAGTATAGTTCATTTTACATACTTTGTAAACTAAAAAGTTTAAAAAATGATCGAATCAGGCAAATAAAGGCTGCCCCATTTTAACATGATTCGCGTATACTAAACAAAGTGGAATCGTCTTGGTTATCTTGTTAGAACAAAGGTGGAGTTTCCCTTGATTCGAAAAATAAAACGACTGGTTATGTTTCTGCTCCTGATTGGCATTCTGGCAGGGGGCTATTACGGATACGCGTTTTATCAATTTGCGGAAGATATCCAGCAGCCGAATCTGGTCGATCACCGACTGGAACCGGGTGAGACCAAAGCAGCCGAGCTGCCCGTTTGGAATGGCAAGGAACGGGTCAATATTCTGCTCATGGGTGTAGACCGGCGAGGGATGAAAAACAGTGGACTTCCCCGCTCAGACAGCATGATGCTGGTCAGTGTCGATCCTGTCACCAAACGATATGATCTTTTTTCCATCTTGCGAGACACTTATGTGGATATTCCTGATCACGGCAGCTCACGGATCAATGCGGCCATCGTGGAAGGCGGGCCGGAGTTAGCCATGGAAACGGTCAGCAATCTGACCGGTCTTGATGTAGACAGATATGTCATTACGGATTTTGAAGGGTTCAAGCATCTGATAGACGCCGTTGGCGGGGTGGAAATCGATGTAGAAAAAAACATGCGCTATCATGATCCTACGGACAAAGGTGTGTATGATATCAATCTGAAAAAGGGCGTGCAGCGGCTGGATGGCACCAAGGCTCTCCAGTATGTACGCTTCCGGCATGATGCTACATCTGACTATACGCGGACCGAGCGTCAGCGAAAGCTGATGTCGGCACTGGCCAGTCAGATGAAAAGCGGTACAACCTTGTTCCAGCTTCCGTCTATTTTGAAGCAGGTGACGCCGTACATCCAGACCAATATCAGTTCGATGGATATGCTGAAGCTGGCCGGATTGGGCCTTTCGCTGGATACGCAAAATCCTGGCAAATACCAGCTTCCGCCGATGGGGGCCTTTCATGAATCGCATCGAGCGGGATCGGTGCTCATTCCGGATGTGGAGCAGGTTCAGGAGTTTATCCAGGAAGCACTCCAGCCAGCGCCTCCGGAAGATAAGGAGCCCGGTTCAACAACAGCAACGAAAAAAACACCAAACGACACGCAAAGCTGAGCGTGTCGTTTTCTTTTTGCCATGTTTTCGGAAAAAGTGGGAAAACTACCTTTATCCTTTCATCAAAAAGGAGGGGGACGGGTGAATACCGAGATCATTCGCAAATGGTTTTCCCATACAGCAGAACTGATCATCGAGGACATCGAGGAGAGGGATTCGCACGTTCGCGTTTATTTTCTAAAGAGCATGGCAGACACGAAGCTCATTTACACGAAGATATTGCCTGAGCTTCGCAAGCTTTCGCCCCATCCCTTGAAGATTGAAGACGTGGAGAGTCATCTCGGTGTGCCCACCTCCCAGCGCTTGGCCAAGCAACAGGATGTGATCAACCACCTCTTGAAGGGGTCTGTCTATATCCATGTCAACCAGGCCCCCTATGGGCTGGCGATACCTGTGGCTGCTGAAAACAAACGAAACATTGCCAGACCTGAGATCGAGACCAATGTTCTTGGGCCGCAGCAGGCATTTGTTGAAGATCTGGATACCAATATTGCGATCATCCGAAAATACCTGACCTCTCCCCAGTTGTTTCACGAGCAGCTCTGGGTCGGGGAAAGCGCTCGGCAAGAAGTGGCGCTGCTTTATATGGAAGAGATCGTCAACCCTGAGAATGTACAGACCATTCGGCAGCGTATACAGGATTTACAGACAGATGGGCTTATAGACACCAACATGCTCTCCCAGTACATTTCGGACAACGAGCTCTCCCTTTTCCCGACCCTGCTTCAGACAGAAAGACCGGATCGGGTGGCGGATGGTTTGCAGAACGGGCAGGTGGCGATTCTGATTGAAGGCAGTCCTTTTGTCCTTTTGGGTCCCACTGCACTGTTCCATTTTTTTGAGTCTCCGGATGATTATTATTTTCGCTGGAGCCTCGGTACATTTACCCGACTGCTTCGAATGATAGCCATGCTGGTGTCCCTGCTCCTCACGCCGCTCTATGTGGCAGCGCTCACCTTTCACTACGAAATGATTCCGGCTGATCTTCTGCTGTCTCTGGCTCAGTCGCGAGCACGCGTGCCATTCCCGCCCTTGTTTGAAGCACTCATGATGGAAATTATTATCGAACTGCTGAGGGAGGCCGGGGCCCGACTGCCGACCAAGGTCGGGCAAACGATCGGGATTGTGGGAGGGATTGTGATTGGGCAAGCAGCCGTCCAGGCGGGAATTACGAGCAATATTCTCATTATCATCGTCGCTTTTGGCGCATTGTCATCCTTCATCGCGCCCAGCTACGTGATCGGGTCTACGATTCGGGTCATTCGCTTCCCGGTTATTGTGCTGGCAGGCATTTTGGGGTTGATGGGGATCATGGTGGCTATGAGCTTTTTGATCAGTCATCTGCTGAGAATCACCAGTCTGGGACGGCCGTATATGTCCCCTCTGTATCCGGTTCGCTTGGGTGACTGGAAAAACACCTATTTCCGAGCTCCGTACTCTTTTTTGGCGAAACGGCTCTCGATTTTTCAAAGCCGCAATCCGCTTCGCTATGGAAGGAAAGAAGCGCACCAAATTCATAACCTGGATGAAGACGAGTAGGGGAGCGGGATCAGACAAATGAAGGTCAATGTCCAGCACAGTCTTACAACTACCATCGCTCCGTATATGGTGGGGTTTCTGATTTTCGCCAATCAAGTGGGATTGGGGATGCTGGGGTATCAACGGCCGGTCGCAGCCAGAGCGGGCCATGACGCATGGATTTCCGTCATCATCGCGGGTCTCATTTCGCATCTCGCGGTGTGGGTTATCTGTCGCACCCTGCAAAAGTATCCTTCAGCCGATTTGTTTGGCATCCATCAGGATGTCTATGGAAAATTCCTCGGCAGGTTGCTCAGTCTGATGTATATCCTCTATTTCAGCGGGATGACACTGATCTTTTTGCGCGGGTACATTGAAGTGGTCCAATCCTGGATGTTTCCCCAGCTCGCTACCTGGCTGCTGGGCATCATTCTGGTGTTCCTGACCCTCTATACAGTTCTCGGCGGGATTCGCATCATCACGGGGTATGTGATCCTTTCCGTTTTTATTACCATTTGGCTGTTTTTTGATCTTTATTTCACGCTTCATTATGCCCGGTGGTACTATTTGCTGCCGATCTTGGAGGCTGATTTCAGGCAGTTGATTGCCGGGGCTTTGGTGATGGCGTTTACTTCGGTGGGTTACGAGATTTTATACATCGTTTACCCATATGTTCAGGACAAAAAGCGGATTCATCGCAGTGCGCAGCTTGGCGTGTTGTGTACGAACATCATTTACATCGCGGTGATGGTCATCACGCTGGTTTTTTTCAGCGAGGAACAGCTCCAGCGAACTATCTGGCCGACGCTGATGATCAAAACCGTCGTCTCCTTTCCCTTTCTGGAGCGGCTTGAACTTTTGGGGATTTCATTGTGGGTCTTCATCGTCCTGCCGAACATCATGCTGTACATCTGGTCTGCTTCCAAAGGCTGTTACAGACTGTTTGGCTGGAAGCAGAAAAAGGTCCTGTATGCTCTCATGATGGTGATTTTTATCGCGATGCAGTTTTTTTCCACCAGGCAATCGATCAATTTCATCATTGATTACATGTCGAAAATCAGCTTGTACGTCGCTGTGTACTACCCCTTTATCTTGTTTCTGCTGGTTTTGATCAAACAGCGCCGGAACAGAAAGGAGACGAATCATGAGGAGATGCAGAGGTGAGCGCTATCTGCGGCGGGAGGTATGGCTGATATTGCTTGCACTCCTGATGACGGGCTGTGTGAAAACGGAGATTTTTGACGATCTGGGGTTGATGACGGTATCGGGATACGATTTGCTGAACGACGATCGGATCTACGGCACGGCGGTCATCCCGACAATCAATCCAGAGGCCAAAGAAAAGGTGCAGATTCTCTCAGGCGAAAGCATGACCACCAAAGGCTTTCGCGACAAAGCAAACCTTCAGTCAGATAAAGAGATGGTAAGCGGGCAGCTGCGCGTCGTGATGTACAATGTAGAGCTTGCCAAGAAGGGCGTAGGCAATTTGGTGGACACCCTGTACCGGGACCCCTCGGTCGGCAGCCGCGTCTATCTGTGTGTGTTTGATGGATTGACGAAGGATTTGCTCTCGACCAGGTTCGAAGCGAAAGGGAACGTCGGCATGTACCTCTATCGGATGATTGAGCACAACGTCGAGCAGGATAAAATTCCATCCCCGACACTGCATGAATTCATACGCACTTATTTTGGCGAGGGCATTGATCCATACCTTCCCCTTCTTGAGAAAAAGGGAAAAAACGTGGGGATTAAAGGAGTGGCCTTGTTTCGCGATGATAAGTACGTCGATTGGGTACCGCCGAAGGAAGCCTTTTTTATTAAACTGGTACATGAAAACTATCGAACGGCCACCTATGAGATGAGAACATCGCGGAAGCGCTTGGAGCTTGAGCCAAACTCCGGTGGAGACAAAGAAACGGATTTTCGGCTGGTATTTGACACCATCAGCAGCAAGGCAAGCATCAAGGTTGTCAGCCAGAAACCACTGATATTTGACGTCAAAATCAAATTGAAGGCCCGCATTCTGGAGATGTCGGAACCAGTAAAGCTGGAGAATCCGAAAATGACAAAGCAACTCGACAAGGTCCTTTCAGAAAATCTGAAACAAGAGCTGGAGAAGGTCGTTCGGAAGATCCAAAAAATGGGTGTGGACCCGTTTGGTTTTGGGGAAAGGTACCGGTCTCAAGTGCGGGGAGCGGGAAAGCTTTCACATGAAGAATTGCAAAAACGTTTTCAAGAGGCGGAGTTCCGCTTTCACGTAGATGCCGAGGTCATCCGCAATGGAGTCATGGATTAAATTCTCATTGACTTTTTATTTCGCGATAGCATATAATCCAATTTGTATCAAGACGGTACATTTCTATTAATTGAATCTAACGTAGATATTCTTCTTATCCAGAGAGGCGGAGGGAAAGGCCCTATGAAGCCCGGCAACCGGCTCATCGATCATTCGATGGGTGGCGCGGTGCCAATTCCTACAAGATGTAGATCTTGTACAGATGAGAAGGGTGGATGCGATCGTATATTACGGTGCAGCCCCTTTTTCGTATAGGAAAAAGGGGTTTTTATTTTATACGGGAGGTGAGCGGATGATACAGTTGCATGATCTGAAAAAAGACTACGTGGTCAACGGAAAGGCGATACCTGCTTTGCGAGGGATCGACCTTACGATCAAAAAGGGAGAAATATACGGGGTCATTGGACACTCCGGGGCGGGAAAAAGCACACTGATCCGCTGTATCAATCTGCTGGAGCGCCCGACATCAGGCAGAGTGATCGTCGATGGAGTCGATCTGACGAAACTGGACGAGGGCAAGCTTCAGGAGCAGCGCAGACATATTGGGATGATTTTCCAGCATTTTAACCTCCTGTCGTCCGCGACCGTAGCGGAGAATGTGGCTTTTCCGTTAAAACTGGCGAAGCGGCCCAAAAACCAAATTGATAAGA
This window harbors:
- a CDS encoding LCP family protein; amino-acid sequence: MFLLLIGILAGGYYGYAFYQFAEDIQQPNLVDHRLEPGETKAAELPVWNGKERVNILLMGVDRRGMKNSGLPRSDSMMLVSVDPVTKRYDLFSILRDTYVDIPDHGSSRINAAIVEGGPELAMETVSNLTGLDVDRYVITDFEGFKHLIDAVGGVEIDVEKNMRYHDPTDKGVYDINLKKGVQRLDGTKALQYVRFRHDATSDYTRTERQRKLMSALASQMKSGTTLFQLPSILKQVTPYIQTNISSMDMLKLAGLGLSLDTQNPGKYQLPPMGAFHESHRAGSVLIPDVEQVQEFIQEALQPAPPEDKEPGSTTATKKTPNDTQS
- a CDS encoding spore germination protein, which produces MNTEIIRKWFSHTAELIIEDIEERDSHVRVYFLKSMADTKLIYTKILPELRKLSPHPLKIEDVESHLGVPTSQRLAKQQDVINHLLKGSVYIHVNQAPYGLAIPVAAENKRNIARPEIETNVLGPQQAFVEDLDTNIAIIRKYLTSPQLFHEQLWVGESARQEVALLYMEEIVNPENVQTIRQRIQDLQTDGLIDTNMLSQYISDNELSLFPTLLQTERPDRVADGLQNGQVAILIEGSPFVLLGPTALFHFFESPDDYYFRWSLGTFTRLLRMIAMLVSLLLTPLYVAALTFHYEMIPADLLLSLAQSRARVPFPPLFEALMMEIIIELLREAGARLPTKVGQTIGIVGGIVIGQAAVQAGITSNILIIIVAFGALSSFIAPSYVIGSTIRVIRFPVIVLAGILGLMGIMVAMSFLISHLLRITSLGRPYMSPLYPVRLGDWKNTYFRAPYSFLAKRLSIFQSRNPLRYGRKEAHQIHNLDEDE
- a CDS encoding Ger(x)C family spore germination protein, with translation MRRCRGERYLRREVWLILLALLMTGCVKTEIFDDLGLMTVSGYDLLNDDRIYGTAVIPTINPEAKEKVQILSGESMTTKGFRDKANLQSDKEMVSGQLRVVMYNVELAKKGVGNLVDTLYRDPSVGSRVYLCVFDGLTKDLLSTRFEAKGNVGMYLYRMIEHNVEQDKIPSPTLHEFIRTYFGEGIDPYLPLLEKKGKNVGIKGVALFRDDKYVDWVPPKEAFFIKLVHENYRTATYEMRTSRKRLELEPNSGGDKETDFRLVFDTISSKASIKVVSQKPLIFDVKIKLKARILEMSEPVKLENPKMTKQLDKVLSENLKQELEKVVRKIQKMGVDPFGFGERYRSQVRGAGKLSHEELQKRFQEAEFRFHVDAEVIRNGVMD
- a CDS encoding GerAB/ArcD/ProY family transporter, with protein sequence MKVNVQHSLTTTIAPYMVGFLIFANQVGLGMLGYQRPVAARAGHDAWISVIIAGLISHLAVWVICRTLQKYPSADLFGIHQDVYGKFLGRLLSLMYILYFSGMTLIFLRGYIEVVQSWMFPQLATWLLGIILVFLTLYTVLGGIRIITGYVILSVFITIWLFFDLYFTLHYARWYYLLPILEADFRQLIAGALVMAFTSVGYEILYIVYPYVQDKKRIHRSAQLGVLCTNIIYIAVMVITLVFFSEEQLQRTIWPTLMIKTVVSFPFLERLELLGISLWVFIVLPNIMLYIWSASKGCYRLFGWKQKKVLYALMMVIFIAMQFFSTRQSINFIIDYMSKISLYVAVYYPFILFLLVLIKQRRNRKETNHEEMQR